From the Maioricimonas rarisocia genome, one window contains:
- a CDS encoding GspE/PulE family protein, producing MATQNWLQQFVDDGTISSDQLGEAEEMANSLGIAVEDALIKLGYVEEGAVGQAKAAAFGYSFVELEGLEIPQSVIELVPESVARENVVIPVSVENERLNVAVNDPLNFEIVEKLRFILNRDVEMVMAPKESILGAINRHYGQSETESVDSMLMEFTETAIDFTETELTEAEAAAEDEENSPIVRLVNLVISEAVNMRASDIHIEPFEDRVRIRYRIDGVLIERDSPPRRLLGALTSRLKVMGRIDIAEKRRPQDGRIKTRVGGRDFDLRVSVLPTNHGQGVVLRILDRDNIKIGIRNLGFSEENYRTFQNIIRRPNGIFLVTGPTGSGKTTTLYSALGELNRPDRKIITAEDPVEYYLPGINQVEVRANIGLNFARIIRSMLRQAPNVILVGEIRDTETAEMAIQASLTGHLVFSTLHTNDAPSSITRLIDMGVQPFLVASSVMAVMAQRLVRVVCPKCGEPYTPDPSEWQELEVGEEQLANANFRRGRGCNNCQHTGYRGRKAVFELMLMNSTIREMTFRSEPAQNIRRQARLFGMKPLVEDATEKALEGITTLAEAYKLKSGGH from the coding sequence ATGGCAACACAAAACTGGCTGCAACAGTTCGTCGACGACGGGACCATCAGCTCGGACCAGCTCGGCGAAGCCGAAGAGATGGCCAACAGCCTCGGCATTGCCGTCGAGGATGCCCTGATCAAACTCGGCTACGTTGAAGAAGGGGCGGTCGGCCAGGCAAAGGCGGCCGCCTTCGGATACAGCTTTGTCGAACTCGAGGGGCTCGAGATTCCCCAGTCGGTCATCGAACTGGTCCCCGAATCGGTCGCACGGGAAAACGTCGTCATCCCGGTCAGCGTCGAGAACGAACGGCTCAACGTCGCCGTCAACGATCCACTCAATTTCGAAATCGTCGAAAAGCTGCGGTTCATCCTCAACCGTGACGTCGAAATGGTCATGGCTCCGAAGGAGAGCATCCTCGGGGCGATCAACCGGCACTACGGCCAGAGCGAGACCGAATCGGTCGACTCGATGTTGATGGAGTTCACCGAAACGGCCATCGACTTCACCGAGACCGAGCTGACCGAAGCCGAGGCAGCCGCAGAAGATGAGGAAAACTCCCCGATCGTTCGCCTGGTGAATCTGGTCATCAGCGAAGCGGTCAACATGCGGGCGAGCGACATCCACATCGAGCCGTTCGAGGACCGCGTCCGGATTCGCTACCGGATCGACGGCGTCCTGATCGAGCGAGACAGCCCGCCCCGCCGACTGCTTGGCGCCCTGACGTCCCGCCTTAAAGTCATGGGGCGCATCGACATCGCCGAAAAACGACGCCCCCAGGACGGTCGTATCAAGACCCGCGTGGGAGGTCGCGACTTCGACCTTCGCGTGAGCGTGCTGCCGACCAACCACGGCCAGGGGGTGGTTCTGCGTATCCTCGACCGGGACAACATCAAGATCGGAATTCGAAATCTCGGATTCAGCGAGGAGAACTACCGGACGTTCCAGAACATCATCCGGCGGCCGAACGGCATCTTCCTCGTGACCGGCCCAACCGGCTCGGGGAAGACGACGACGCTGTACAGTGCCCTGGGTGAACTGAACCGGCCGGACCGGAAGATCATCACCGCCGAGGACCCGGTCGAGTACTACCTCCCGGGCATCAACCAGGTGGAGGTGCGGGCGAACATCGGGCTGAATTTCGCCCGCATCATCCGGTCGATGCTGCGACAGGCACCGAACGTGATCCTCGTGGGTGAAATCCGCGACACCGAGACGGCAGAGATGGCAATCCAGGCTTCTTTGACCGGACACTTGGTTTTCAGTACACTTCACACGAACGATGCGCCCAGTTCCATTACACGTCTGATCGACATGGGAGTGCAGCCGTTCCTCGTCGCATCCAGCGTCATGGCGGTCATGGCCCAGCGCCTCGTGCGGGTCGTCTGCCCCAAGTGCGGCGAGCCGTACACCCCCGATCCGAGTGAGTGGCAGGAGCTCGAAGTCGGCGAGGAGCAGCTCGCCAACGCGAACTTCCGGAGGGGCCGGGGGTGCAACAATTGCCAGCACACCGGATACCGCGGACGAAAGGCCGTGTTCGAGCTGATGCTCATGAACTCGACCATCCGCGAGATGACATTTCGCAGCGAACCGGCCCAGAACATCCGCCGCCAGGCACGCCTGTTCGGCATGAAGCCATTGGTGGAAGACGCGACAGAGAAAGCACTTGAGGGAATTACCACCCTCGCGGAAGCCTACAAACTCAAGTCCGGAGGCCACTGA
- a CDS encoding type B 50S ribosomal protein L31 — MKDGIHPDYHPVVFHDIGADYKFLTRSTMTSKQTIQWEDGNEYPLVTVDISSASHPFYTGKMKYVDSAGRVEKFQKKYGWGKKKED; from the coding sequence ATGAAGGACGGCATTCATCCCGACTATCACCCGGTGGTCTTCCATGACATCGGTGCGGATTACAAGTTTCTGACCCGCTCGACGATGACGTCCAAGCAGACCATCCAGTGGGAAGACGGTAACGAGTACCCGCTGGTGACGGTCGATATCAGCTCCGCTTCGCACCCGTTTTACACCGGGAAGATGAAGTACGTCGACTCGGCCGGTCGCGTCGAGAAGTTCCAGAAGAAGTACGGCTGGGGCAAGAAGAAGGAAGACTGA
- a CDS encoding prepilin-type N-terminal cleavage/methylation domain-containing protein encodes MKRTVLRATAAPRAAFTMIELLIVIVVIAILVALLLPAVGGARYRARVAQVTSEIANLEKAIADFKLKYGINPPSRIVLCETASQWGDDWDSSPPVSGVDDADRRNSIAAIRQIWPQFGFGTGDMNGDGDSDDEFLLTGPECLLFFLGGSGILTDPGDSSDTPIANGFSANPGNPFASGGNRVGPFHEFDPARMVDLDSDGAWEYLDPLPNQTTPMMYISSDEGRGYDTDDLSLSGLPSPTLTDFYDLGSTSEPHKPNSYQIISPGIDTFFGDGGTWTTDSRLPVSRKEEWDNITNFSGGVLTQ; translated from the coding sequence ATGAAGCGCACGGTTTTGAGAGCCACGGCTGCCCCCCGGGCGGCGTTCACGATGATCGAGCTCCTGATCGTGATCGTGGTGATCGCGATTCTGGTGGCGCTGCTGCTGCCGGCCGTCGGCGGCGCCCGTTATCGGGCCCGTGTCGCGCAGGTCACCAGCGAGATCGCCAACCTCGAGAAAGCGATCGCCGACTTCAAACTGAAGTACGGCATCAACCCGCCCAGCCGCATTGTCCTCTGTGAGACGGCCAGCCAGTGGGGTGATGACTGGGATTCCTCGCCACCCGTTTCCGGTGTCGACGACGCGGACCGCCGCAACAGCATCGCGGCCATCCGCCAGATCTGGCCGCAGTTCGGTTTCGGGACCGGCGACATGAACGGGGACGGCGACTCGGATGACGAGTTCCTGCTGACCGGTCCGGAGTGCCTGCTGTTCTTCCTGGGAGGGTCAGGCATTCTGACTGACCCGGGTGATTCTTCCGACACACCGATCGCCAACGGTTTCTCGGCGAATCCGGGCAACCCGTTCGCCAGCGGTGGGAATCGCGTCGGACCGTTCCACGAGTTTGACCCGGCCCGGATGGTCGATCTGGACAGTGACGGAGCCTGGGAATATCTCGACCCGCTGCCGAACCAGACGACCCCGATGATGTACATCAGCAGCGACGAAGGCCGCGGCTACGACACCGACGACCTGTCGCTGTCGGGTCTCCCGTCGCCGACGCTGACCGACTTCTACGACCTTGGTTCGACCTCGGAACCGCACAAGCCGAACAGCTACCAGATCATTTCGCCGGGGATCGACACGTTCTTCGGCGACGGCGGGACCTGGACGACCGACAGCCGCCTGCCGGTCTCCCGGAAGGAAGAGTGGGACAACATCACGAACTTCTCGGGGGGCGTGCTGACGCAGTAA
- a CDS encoding type II secretion system F family protein → MPTFQYEAMDNTGLEIKDTIEADSEQEAQTLIREKGFFVTKIAEKGRRKKQATKGDAKVPAKAKKKAGGGGFSIGGVRPKQLTTFTRQLSTLQDAGLPILRSLRILEGQSKPGPLKASLIGVIEDVESGNTLSEAMAKQPKAFDNLYVNMVKAGEAGGALEIILQRLAEFKERAQSLKRKVQGAMVYPVAVITVATCIVGFIMYWIIPKFKEIFEDFGVELPGITVFLIETSDWVVNYWYLIPAIPIGFVLFIKIVKKNKTGAYIVDRISLKIPVLGSIISKATVARTCRTLGTLISSGVPILEALSIARDTSGNEVFRKAFDHIHASIREGESMAVPLKETRIVDDLVVNMVDVGEETGALDNMLYKVADVYDEEVSVLIEGLVNLLEPLMVVVLGLIVGFIVIALFMPLVKLLNELS, encoded by the coding sequence ATGCCCACCTTTCAATACGAAGCGATGGACAACACCGGCCTCGAGATCAAAGATACGATCGAGGCCGATTCCGAACAGGAAGCCCAAACGCTGATCCGCGAAAAGGGCTTCTTCGTCACCAAAATTGCCGAAAAGGGCCGCCGCAAAAAGCAGGCGACCAAAGGGGACGCCAAGGTTCCCGCGAAGGCGAAGAAAAAGGCTGGTGGCGGCGGGTTCTCGATCGGTGGCGTGCGGCCCAAACAGCTGACCACATTCACCCGGCAGCTTTCGACGCTGCAGGATGCGGGCCTGCCGATCCTCCGCTCATTGCGGATTCTCGAAGGCCAGTCCAAGCCGGGACCGCTCAAGGCGTCGCTGATCGGCGTCATCGAAGACGTCGAATCGGGGAACACGCTCTCCGAGGCGATGGCCAAACAGCCCAAGGCCTTCGACAACCTGTACGTCAACATGGTGAAGGCGGGCGAGGCCGGCGGTGCCCTCGAAATCATTCTCCAGCGTCTGGCCGAGTTCAAGGAACGGGCCCAGTCGCTGAAGCGAAAAGTCCAGGGAGCCATGGTCTACCCGGTGGCCGTCATCACGGTCGCCACCTGTATCGTCGGCTTCATCATGTACTGGATCATCCCGAAGTTCAAAGAGATCTTCGAGGACTTCGGCGTCGAGCTGCCCGGCATCACGGTCTTCCTCATCGAGACCAGCGACTGGGTGGTCAACTACTGGTACCTGATCCCGGCGATCCCGATCGGCTTTGTTCTCTTCATAAAAATCGTCAAGAAGAACAAAACCGGTGCGTATATCGTCGATCGAATATCACTAAAAATACCGGTGCTCGGCTCCATCATCAGCAAGGCGACGGTGGCGCGAACCTGTCGAACATTAGGCACACTCATCTCATCGGGGGTGCCCATTCTCGAAGCGTTATCCATCGCCCGGGATACCTCGGGCAACGAAGTGTTCCGCAAGGCGTTCGACCACATCCATGCGTCGATTCGCGAGGGGGAATCGATGGCGGTCCCCCTCAAGGAAACACGCATCGTCGACGACCTGGTGGTCAACATGGTGGACGTGGGCGAGGAAACCGGTGCCCTCGACAACATGTTGTATAAGGTGGCCGACGTCTACGACGAAGAGGTCTCGGTCCTCATCGAAGGACTCGTCAACCTGCTCGAACCGCTGATGGTGGTCGTGCTGGGTCTGATCGTCGGCTTCATCGTGATTGCGTTGTTCATGCCGCTCGTGAAACTTCTTAACGAGCTGTCTTAA
- a CDS encoding type IV pilus twitching motility protein PilT — protein sequence MAFIQIDKLLETVVRERVSDLHITTGQPPVVRVGGRMVRLETKSLEPEDTVSLMKSITPERNQQELQEVGGTDFGFAFGDKARFRVAVFKQRGQIGMVLRRIPNEFLSFEQLGLPPIISELITRPRGLFLVTGPTGSGKTTSLASMINYINDHIDHHIITLEDPIEYYHEHKKSTINQREIGVDVPDFPEALRRALRMDPDVILVGEMRDLETIQSAITAAETGHVVFGTLHTTGAQGTVDRIIDVFPTTQQEQIRTQLATSIIGILSQALLPRKPKGLVAAYEMLVVTPAIANLIREAKTYRINSSIQTGRKYGMQLLDDALFDLWRKGLCEERDVVVRSNNPGELKARINNAKKGVFDEEEDDDEEEYDED from the coding sequence ATGGCATTCATTCAGATTGACAAACTGCTGGAGACCGTCGTTCGCGAACGCGTGAGCGACCTCCACATCACGACGGGCCAACCCCCCGTTGTTCGCGTCGGCGGCCGCATGGTCCGCCTCGAGACCAAGTCCCTCGAACCGGAGGACACGGTCTCGCTGATGAAGAGCATCACGCCCGAGCGAAATCAGCAGGAACTGCAGGAGGTCGGGGGGACCGACTTCGGATTCGCCTTCGGAGACAAGGCCCGCTTCCGCGTCGCCGTCTTCAAACAGCGCGGCCAGATCGGCATGGTGCTGCGGCGGATCCCGAACGAGTTCCTCTCGTTCGAGCAGCTCGGCCTGCCGCCGATTATCAGCGAACTGATCACCCGGCCCCGTGGCCTGTTTCTCGTGACCGGCCCGACCGGTAGCGGCAAGACCACGTCGCTGGCGTCGATGATCAACTACATCAACGATCACATTGACCACCACATCATCACGCTCGAAGATCCGATCGAGTATTACCACGAGCACAAGAAGTCGACGATCAACCAGCGGGAGATCGGCGTCGACGTGCCCGACTTCCCCGAGGCACTCCGCCGCGCTCTGCGTATGGACCCCGACGTGATCCTCGTCGGTGAAATGCGTGACCTGGAAACGATTCAATCGGCCATTACGGCGGCCGAAACCGGTCACGTCGTGTTCGGCACGCTGCACACCACCGGTGCGCAAGGTACGGTGGACCGTATCATCGACGTGTTCCCGACGACTCAGCAGGAACAGATCCGGACGCAGCTGGCGACGTCGATCATCGGCATCCTCAGCCAGGCGCTGCTCCCCCGCAAGCCCAAGGGGCTGGTCGCCGCCTACGAGATGCTGGTCGTCACGCCCGCCATCGCGAACCTCATCCGCGAAGCGAAGACCTATCGAATCAACTCGTCGATTCAGACCGGCCGCAAGTACGGCATGCAGCTGCTCGACGACGCGCTGTTCGACCTGTGGCGCAAGGGCCTGTGCGAAGAGCGGGACGTCGTCGTGCGATCGAACAACCCGGGCGAACTGAAGGCCCGCATCAACAACGCCAAGAAGGGCGTCTTCGACGAAGAAGAAGACGACGACGAAGAAGAATACGACGAGGATTGA
- a CDS encoding type II secretion system protein, which translates to MQSRPRTTRTARRPAGFTMLELLIVIGILGFISATLIVVLGTTGTEARIESTRTTIRVLDSLIQERIEAFNDLDLSSQASQLKAQYDGAGNSSPSTLPRNLAAILVKKHRFRSAFPQRERDLQGFDGPSGDTADDSPLDVSGNDFTDVSLTSSELMYAALTKGAAFGLPNAILDEINPRHIADADGDGFPEFVDDWGNPLHFYIWPTKLIRPGDNSSSNSDITALQRQVAAILIQGLPGASGNLSATDFSSLLNQDPQDQLGLISSSNLSSSGFDLDMGGTTINATAINEDNWHTLNTYHTILIVSAGPDEMLGLGAAGGTAPACLGQPVPAISISSDLDDHPITDNLTNRQQR; encoded by the coding sequence ATGCAGTCGCGGCCCCGGACAACCCGAACCGCCCGCCGGCCGGCCGGCTTCACGATGCTGGAGCTGCTGATCGTGATCGGCATTCTCGGGTTCATCAGCGCGACGCTCATCGTCGTACTGGGGACCACGGGGACCGAGGCCCGGATCGAGTCGACGCGGACGACCATCCGCGTTCTCGACTCACTGATCCAGGAACGAATCGAGGCGTTCAACGATCTCGACCTGTCGTCCCAGGCGTCGCAGTTGAAGGCCCAGTACGATGGGGCCGGCAACTCGAGTCCCTCCACCCTGCCGCGCAATCTGGCCGCGATTCTCGTCAAGAAGCATCGCTTCCGGTCAGCGTTTCCGCAGCGGGAGCGGGACCTACAAGGCTTCGATGGTCCCTCCGGCGACACCGCCGACGACTCGCCGCTCGACGTTTCGGGAAACGACTTCACAGACGTATCGCTGACGAGCTCGGAGTTGATGTACGCAGCGCTGACCAAGGGTGCCGCGTTCGGACTGCCCAATGCGATCCTCGACGAGATCAACCCGCGGCACATTGCGGACGCGGACGGCGATGGTTTTCCGGAGTTCGTCGACGACTGGGGGAACCCGCTGCACTTTTACATCTGGCCGACAAAACTGATCCGCCCCGGAGACAACAGTTCGTCCAACTCCGACATCACCGCTCTTCAGCGGCAGGTTGCAGCGATACTGATTCAGGGACTTCCGGGCGCTTCGGGCAATCTGTCGGCGACAGACTTTTCCAGCCTGCTGAATCAGGACCCGCAGGATCAGCTCGGCCTGATCTCGTCGTCCAACCTCTCCTCGAGCGGGTTCGACCTCGACATGGGTGGCACGACGATCAACGCCACGGCCATCAACGAAGACAACTGGCACACGCTGAACACGTATCACACGATCCTGATCGTCTCGGCCGGGCCGGATGAAATGCTCGGCTTGGGGGCGGCGGGCGGCACTGCCCCCGCATGTCTGGGTCAGCCGGTACCCGCGATCAGCATCAGCTCTGATCTCGACGATCACCCGATCACCGACAACCTCACCAACCGACAGCAGCGGTAA
- the prfA gene encoding peptide chain release factor 1, protein MFPSLETKLERFNQLEKQLQDPAVLSDSQRLVELQREYGGLKKVADSVREFHQLTDDIAAAEEMLAEETDAESREYAQAELAELQQRREEMESELEELALSGDSITRGGLIMEIRAGAGGDEAALFAGDLFNMYTRLVENRGWKMEVIESNGSDLGGFKEITFSVTGEGAYHQLQFESGGHRVQRVPETEAQGRIHTSAATVAVLPEASAVELDIRDDDLQIDTMRAGGPGGQKVNKTESAVRITHVPTGIVVKCQDEKSQHKNKAKAMRVLRSRLLEHKQREANEARASQRRTLIGSGDRSERIRTYNFPQGRVTDHRINLTLYRLDQVMQGDLDELINQLLEFDRQERLKGDLT, encoded by the coding sequence ATGTTTCCAAGCCTGGAAACGAAGCTGGAACGCTTCAATCAACTGGAGAAACAGCTCCAGGATCCGGCCGTTCTCTCGGATTCGCAGCGGCTGGTCGAGCTGCAGCGCGAATACGGCGGCCTCAAGAAGGTCGCCGACTCGGTCCGCGAGTTTCATCAGCTGACCGACGACATCGCCGCGGCTGAGGAAATGCTCGCCGAAGAGACCGACGCCGAGTCGCGCGAGTACGCGCAGGCCGAGCTTGCTGAACTGCAGCAGCGCCGCGAAGAAATGGAGAGCGAGCTCGAAGAGCTGGCGCTCTCCGGCGACTCGATCACCCGTGGCGGTCTGATCATGGAGATCCGGGCCGGTGCGGGCGGGGACGAGGCGGCCCTCTTCGCCGGCGACCTCTTCAACATGTACACCCGCCTGGTCGAGAACCGCGGGTGGAAGATGGAGGTCATCGAGTCCAACGGCTCCGATCTGGGTGGCTTCAAGGAAATCACCTTCTCCGTCACGGGAGAAGGGGCGTATCATCAGCTGCAGTTCGAAAGCGGCGGGCACCGCGTGCAGCGGGTCCCCGAGACCGAAGCGCAGGGCCGGATCCACACCAGTGCGGCGACCGTCGCGGTCCTCCCCGAAGCCTCCGCCGTCGAACTCGATATCCGGGATGACGACCTGCAGATCGATACGATGCGGGCCGGTGGACCGGGCGGGCAGAAGGTCAACAAGACCGAAAGTGCCGTCCGCATCACCCACGTACCGACCGGTATCGTCGTGAAGTGTCAGGACGAGAAGAGCCAGCACAAGAACAAGGCCAAGGCGATGCGGGTGCTTCGCTCCCGGCTGCTCGAACACAAGCAGCGGGAAGCCAACGAGGCCCGCGCCTCGCAGCGGCGGACGCTGATCGGCAGTGGCGACCGCAGCGAGCGGATCCGAACCTACAACTTCCCCCAGGGCCGCGTTACCGACCACCGCATCAACCTCACCCTGTATCGCCTCGACCAGGTCATGCAGGGAGACCTCGACGAGCTGATTAACCAGTTGCTCGAGTTCGACCGGCAGGAACGTCTCAAAGGCGACCTGACCTGA
- a CDS encoding GspE/PulE family protein, which yields MAQRKLGQILVDLGYLNEDQLWDVLEEQKQSPGEVIGQVAIRMGLVTEAQVTEALAEQWGMTVINLDETNIPPKVLDLVPETMAGVYKIMPVSLKDNVLTVAMADPQNVGALDDLRNFLGYDVRGAVSTPQQVEAAIDRHYSAQEDSMEQVIASLEDLEGPGTLQQRQGAIDIGGEEELAETQPIRKLLNMVMLLAIKDQASDIHFEPFEDEFKIRVRADGVLYEMVPPPRHLAAAIVSRIKVMADLDIAERRLPQDGRIELNVGGNPVDLRVSVLPTMFGESVVMRVLDRTVVQLDLNKIGMDPNTLSRFRRIIKSPNGIVLVTGPTGSGKTTTLYSALNELNDIETKIITTEDPIEYDIDGIVQVQVNPDIEVTFANVLRAILRHDPDKILVGEIRDYETAEIAVQSALTGHLVFSTLHTNDAPTAVTRLRDMGVPAFLITATVEAVLAQRLVRRICVECRTEFEPSDELLMELQLPIEQARKYKFYYGKGCPRCNNSGYKGRCGIYELLEINDDIRDMITSEASVDEMRNLARSQGMTTLREAGLKLIFDGVTTIDEVVRETVMEDIE from the coding sequence ATGGCACAGCGCAAGCTCGGACAGATTCTGGTCGACCTCGGGTACCTCAACGAAGACCAGCTGTGGGACGTGCTCGAAGAGCAGAAGCAGAGCCCCGGCGAAGTCATCGGCCAGGTGGCGATCCGCATGGGACTGGTCACCGAGGCCCAGGTGACCGAAGCGCTCGCCGAGCAGTGGGGCATGACGGTCATCAACCTCGATGAGACCAACATCCCCCCCAAGGTGCTCGACCTGGTCCCCGAGACGATGGCCGGCGTCTACAAGATCATGCCCGTCTCGCTGAAGGACAACGTCCTCACCGTGGCCATGGCCGACCCGCAGAACGTCGGCGCCCTCGACGACCTGCGGAACTTCCTCGGATACGACGTTCGCGGTGCGGTCTCGACGCCGCAGCAGGTCGAAGCGGCGATCGATCGCCACTACTCGGCCCAGGAAGACAGCATGGAGCAGGTGATCGCCTCGCTCGAGGACCTCGAAGGTCCCGGGACGCTGCAGCAGCGGCAGGGGGCGATTGACATCGGTGGCGAAGAAGAACTCGCCGAAACCCAGCCGATCCGCAAACTGCTCAACATGGTCATGCTGCTGGCCATCAAGGACCAGGCCAGCGACATCCACTTCGAACCGTTCGAAGACGAATTCAAGATCCGTGTGCGTGCCGACGGCGTGCTGTACGAAATGGTCCCGCCGCCACGACACCTCGCGGCCGCCATCGTCAGTCGTATCAAGGTCATGGCCGACCTGGATATCGCCGAGCGGCGGCTGCCGCAGGACGGTCGAATCGAACTGAACGTCGGCGGCAACCCCGTCGACCTGCGTGTGAGCGTGCTGCCGACGATGTTCGGCGAGTCGGTCGTCATGCGAGTGCTCGACCGGACGGTCGTGCAGCTCGACCTGAACAAGATCGGCATGGACCCGAACACGCTCAGCCGGTTCCGGCGGATTATCAAGTCGCCGAACGGCATCGTGCTGGTGACCGGGCCGACCGGGTCGGGCAAGACGACGACGCTCTACTCGGCGCTGAACGAACTCAACGACATCGAAACGAAGATCATCACCACCGAAGACCCGATCGAGTACGACATCGACGGGATCGTGCAGGTGCAGGTGAATCCGGACATCGAGGTGACGTTCGCGAATGTGCTGCGGGCGATCCTGCGACACGATCCGGACAAGATCCTCGTCGGTGAGATTCGTGACTACGAAACGGCCGAAATCGCCGTGCAGAGTGCTCTGACCGGTCACCTGGTGTTCAGCACGCTGCACACCAACGACGCCCCGACCGCCGTCACGCGACTGCGCGACATGGGGGTGCCGGCCTTCCTGATCACGGCAACCGTCGAGGCGGTGCTGGCCCAGCGACTGGTCCGCCGCATCTGTGTCGAGTGCCGCACCGAATTCGAGCCCAGCGACGAGCTGCTGATGGAACTGCAGCTGCCGATCGAGCAGGCCCGCAAGTACAAGTTCTACTACGGCAAAGGCTGCCCGCGTTGTAACAACTCGGGCTACAAAGGGCGGTGCGGCATCTACGAGCTGCTGGAAATCAACGACGACATCCGCGACATGATCACCTCCGAAGCCTCGGTGGATGAAATGCGGAACCTGGCCCGCAGCCAGGGAATGACGACGCTCCGCGAGGCCGGACTGAAGCTGATCTTTGACGGCGTCACGACCATCGACGAAGTCGTGCGTGAAACCGTCATGGAAGACATCGAATAA